GGCTTCCTTGTCCACCCCGCGCGCGAGGCCTCGCAGCACGCGTCCGTTCCCGACCTCGACGTAGCGCCGGATGCCGGCTCCCTTCATCGCCGTCATGGTCTGCTCCCAGAGGACGGGCGAGAGGAGCTGCTCCCGGAGCGCGCGCCGGATCTCGTCCGGCGCCGTGACCGGCGCGGCCGAGACGTTGGCGTACACCGGGACGCGCGCGGGCGCGATCGCCGCCGCGTCGATCGCCGCGTTCAGCTTTCGCGAGGCGGCCTCCATGAGCGGGGAATGGAAGGCCGCACTCACCTGTAAGAGGACGACCTTCTTCGCTCCGGCTCGCTTCGCCTCCTCGGACGCGCGCGCCACGGCGTCGGGCGTGCCCGAGAGCACGACCTG
Above is a genomic segment from Candidatus Eisenbacteria bacterium containing:
- a CDS encoding acyltransferase domain-containing protein encodes the protein QVVLSGTPDAVARASEEAKRAGAKKVVLLQVSAAFHSPLMEAASRKLNAAIDAAAIAPARVPVYANVSAAPVTAPDEIRRALREQLLSPVLWEQTMTAMKGAGIRRYVEVGNGRVLRGLARGVDKEAQLFGSEDPDSIEAAASVLAGAPAL